AGCCAACGACCAGATTGAGGAGTTTACCTGGTACGTAAATCACTTTACGCACGGTAACGCCATCAAGATATTTTGCTACCAGATGTTCCTGGCCAGCACGTTCACGAACCTGTTCTTCCGTTGCATCCACCGGAACGGTGATTTTGGCACGGACTTTACCGTTAACCTGAACAACGACCAGCGTGGAGTCTTCCACCATCGCTTTTTCGTCAGCCACCGGCCACGGCGCGTTGTCGATATCGCCTTCGCCTTTCAGCTCCTGCCACAGCGTGAAACAGATGTGTGGGGTGAACGGGTTAAGCATACGAACTACCGCCAGCAGCGCTTCCTGCATCAGGGCGCGATCCTGCTCGCCATCGGTCGGTGCTTTCGCCAGTTTGTTCATCAGCTCCATAATCGCCGCAATTGCGGTGTTGAAGGTCTGACGGCGGCCGATATCATCGGTCACTTTAGCGATCGTTTTATGCACATCGCGACGCAGCGCTTTCTGATCTTCAGTCAGTGCATCAACGTTCAGTGCCGCAACATCACCTTTTGCAGTGTGCTCGTAAACCAGTTTCCAGACACGTTTCAGGAAGCGGTTAGCCCCTTCCACGCCGGACTCCTGCCATTCAAGAGTCATATCCGCCGGAGAAGCGAACATCATAAACAGACGAACGGTGTCCGCGCCGTAACGTTCAACCATCACCTGCGGGTCGATACCGTTGTTCTTCGACTTGGACATTTTGCTCATGCCGGTATAAACCAGCTCATGGCCTGCCGCGTCTTTCGCTTTCACGATACGGCCTTTTTCGTCACGTTCAACGATAGCATCAACCGGGGAAACCCAGTTACGTTCGCCGTTTTCACCAACATAGTAGAAGGCATCTGCCAGCACCATACCCTGACACAGCAACTGTTTCGCTGGTTCGTCAGAATTCACCATGCCTGCATCACGCATCAGTTTGTGGAAGAAGCGGAAGTAGAGCAGGTGCATGATGGCGTGTTCGATACCACCAATGTAGATATCCACCGGCAGCCAGTAGTTAGCCGCTTCGGAATCCAGCATACCTTCTTTGTACTCTGGGCAAGTGTAGCGCGCATAGTACCAGGAGGACTCCATAAAGGTGTCGAAAGTGTCGGTTTCACGTAGCGCAGGCATACCGTTAACGGTGGTTTTCGCCCACTCAGGATCTGCTTTAATCGGGCTTGTAATGCCGTCCATCACCACATCTTCCGGCAGGATCACCGGCAGCTGGTCGTCCGGGGTCGGCATTACAGTACCGTCTTCCAGCGTCACCATCGGAATCGGCGCACCCCAGTAACGTTGACGGGAAACACCCCAGTCGCGCAGGCGATAGTTTACTTTACGCTCGCCAACACCCATTGCCGTCAGTTTATCGGCGATGGCGTTGAAGGCCGCTTCATGGTCAAGACCGTTGAACTCGCCAGAGTTGAACAGCACGCCTTTTTCAGTCAGTGCCTGCTGAGAAAGATCGGGTTCAGAACCATCAGCCGCCAGGATAACCGGTTTGATGTTCAGGCCGTATTTAGAGGCAAACTCGTAGTCGCGCTGGTCGTGACCCGGAACCGCCATGACTGCGCCCGTGCCGTATTCCATCAATACAAAGTTTGCTGCCCAAACGGGAATTTCTTCGCCCGTTAATGGGTGAACCGCTTTAAAGCCAGTATCGACACCTTTTTTCTCCATCGTCGCCATTTCGGCTTCGGCAACTTTGGTGTTACGGCATTCGTCAATAAAGGCCGCCAGTTCGGGATTATTTTCCGCCGCTTTCTGCGCCAGCGGATGACCTGCCGCTACCGCCAGGTAGGTACAACCCATAAAGGTGTCTGGGCGAGTAGTATAAACAGTCAGCGTGTTGTCATAGTCGTTAACGTTGAAGGTGATTTCTACGCCTTCGGAACGACCGATCCAGTTACGCTGCATGGTTTTAACGGTGTCTGGCCAGTGATCCAGTTTATCCAGATCGTTGAGCAGTTCGTCAGCGTAAGCGGTGATTTTGATAAACCACTGCGGGATCTCTTTACGTTCAACTTTGGTATCGCAGCGCCAGCAGCAGCCGTCGATAA
The DNA window shown above is from Escherichia sp. E4742 and carries:
- the leuS gene encoding leucine--tRNA ligase, whose translation is MQEQYRPEEIESKVQLHWDEKRTFEVTEDESKEKYYCLSMLPYPSGRLHMGHVRNYTIGDVIARYQRMLGKNVLQPIGWDAFGLPAEGAAVKNNTAPAPWTYDNIAYMKNQLKMLGFGYDWSRELATCTPEYYRWEQKFFTELYKKGLVYKKTSAVNWCPNDQTVLANEQVIDGCCWRCDTKVERKEIPQWFIKITAYADELLNDLDKLDHWPDTVKTMQRNWIGRSEGVEITFNVNDYDNTLTVYTTRPDTFMGCTYLAVAAGHPLAQKAAENNPELAAFIDECRNTKVAEAEMATMEKKGVDTGFKAVHPLTGEEIPVWAANFVLMEYGTGAVMAVPGHDQRDYEFASKYGLNIKPVILAADGSEPDLSQQALTEKGVLFNSGEFNGLDHEAAFNAIADKLTAMGVGERKVNYRLRDWGVSRQRYWGAPIPMVTLEDGTVMPTPDDQLPVILPEDVVMDGITSPIKADPEWAKTTVNGMPALRETDTFDTFMESSWYYARYTCPEYKEGMLDSEAANYWLPVDIYIGGIEHAIMHLLYFRFFHKLMRDAGMVNSDEPAKQLLCQGMVLADAFYYVGENGERNWVSPVDAIVERDEKGRIVKAKDAAGHELVYTGMSKMSKSKNNGIDPQVMVERYGADTVRLFMMFASPADMTLEWQESGVEGANRFLKRVWKLVYEHTAKGDVAALNVDALTEDQKALRRDVHKTIAKVTDDIGRRQTFNTAIAAIMELMNKLAKAPTDGEQDRALMQEALLAVVRMLNPFTPHICFTLWQELKGEGDIDNAPWPVADEKAMVEDSTLVVVQVNGKVRAKITVPVDATEEQVRERAGQEHLVAKYLDGVTVRKVIYVPGKLLNLVVG